In one Paenibacillus sp. JQZ6Y-1 genomic region, the following are encoded:
- the thpR gene encoding RNA 2',3'-cyclic phosphodiesterase has product MTERGQERVFAAIALTGETQRMLAEWSREMQTRIPFRKWTWHEDLHITLQFFGDVDIAQLPQLHEALATAGKQIKPFTLKLGMPDLFGVPERPRVWWIQPEGELEQLNILQQRVQQECEPLGFKPEQRPYAPHITIARKYAGSHPFIPPSTDSFPPSSEWIVEEMVLYHTRLGQLPMYEQAMRFPLGRS; this is encoded by the coding sequence GTGACTGAACGTGGGCAGGAGCGTGTATTTGCAGCTATTGCTTTGACAGGGGAAACGCAGCGTATGCTGGCGGAATGGAGCCGGGAGATGCAGACACGGATTCCTTTTCGCAAATGGACATGGCATGAGGATTTGCATATTACTTTGCAATTTTTTGGGGATGTAGATATTGCACAATTGCCGCAGCTGCATGAAGCGCTGGCAACGGCGGGCAAGCAGATCAAGCCCTTTACTTTGAAGCTGGGTATGCCGGATCTATTTGGAGTGCCGGAGCGTCCGCGAGTATGGTGGATTCAACCAGAAGGAGAATTGGAGCAACTCAACATATTGCAGCAGCGGGTACAGCAGGAATGCGAGCCGCTCGGCTTTAAGCCAGAGCAGCGCCCGTATGCACCGCATATTACGATAGCTCGCAAATATGCCGGTTCTCATCCGTTTATACCGCCATCGACAGACTCATTTCCACCTTCTAGCGAATGGATCGTGGAGGAAATGGTGCTGTATCATACGCGGCTGGGACAGCTTCCGATGTATGAACAGGCAATGAGATTTCCATTGGGTAGAAGCTGA
- a CDS encoding cell wall hydrolase, whose translation MSIGQQSFTELPSWGAQPHGSVSYAQKDRSSTGSASFMAWNQTHTKKLIQQGKAETAAAQAKQANSIKANTAAAKVKASAAVASSSIQHSTPTQLYFTRTKLLPQDHKAQATWTYALSDKERLMLERIVMAEAEGEPYKGKVAVANVVLNRLRSANFPDTIKDVLYQKYQFSPVGNGRFDRVKPNADSIKAVREALQGRKEVPDNTYYFVSLSLATDFAIPNSRTVVTKIGHHTFFK comes from the coding sequence ATGAGTATAGGACAACAATCGTTTACCGAGCTGCCGTCGTGGGGTGCGCAGCCGCACGGTTCTGTTTCTTATGCGCAAAAGGACAGGAGTAGTACCGGTTCTGCCTCTTTTATGGCATGGAACCAAACTCACACCAAAAAGCTGATTCAACAGGGCAAAGCAGAAACAGCCGCCGCTCAAGCGAAGCAGGCAAACAGCATCAAGGCGAACACCGCAGCAGCCAAAGTGAAAGCATCGGCAGCCGTGGCGAGTTCGTCCATTCAGCATTCCACCCCCACCCAATTATACTTTACTCGGACAAAGCTGCTTCCCCAGGATCACAAAGCCCAAGCGACCTGGACCTACGCATTGTCGGATAAAGAACGGCTGATGCTTGAACGCATCGTTATGGCAGAAGCCGAAGGCGAACCGTACAAAGGCAAAGTGGCAGTTGCCAATGTTGTCTTAAACCGGCTACGGTCCGCAAATTTCCCCGATACCATCAAAGATGTATTGTACCAAAAATATCAGTTTTCTCCGGTAGGCAACGGCCGTTTTGATCGTGTGAAGCCGAATGCTGATTCCATTAAGGCTGTACGTGAAGCATTACAGGGCCGCAAGGAAGTGCCGGACAATACGTATTATTTTGTGTCGCTTTCGCTGGCGACTGATTTTGCGATTCCAAATTCACGCACGGTCGTAACGAAGATCGGGCATCATACCTTTTTTAAATAA
- the gltB gene encoding glutamate synthase large subunit: protein MNITGLPPKQGLYDPQFEKDACGMGFTAHIKGIPSHQIVGQALTMLENMEHRGGQGSEPNSGDGAGIMVQIPHRFFVREASKGGFELPAKGQYGVAMVFLSRDEELRTRHEDVLKEIIEQEGQVFLGARTVPTDDSTLGKTAKAAKPVVRQFFIGRSEELRDQDELAFERKLYVIRRLAERRIRYAEAEGGETFYVPSLSCRKVVYKGMLTTIQVGEFYLDLRDEEFESAIALVHSRFSTNTFPSWDRAHPYRFMIHNGEINTMRGNVNWMHARQSLFESDVFGNDLDKIRPVINPDGSDTAMFDNTLEFLYLNGRSLPHVAMMMVPEPWSNHDTMDEKKKAFYQYHSCLMEPWDGPAAMAFTDGIQIGAILDRNGLRPARYYVTKDDRIILSSEVGVLDIAPENILYKDRLRPGRMLLIDTQEGRIVADEEIKEQIASEHPYAEWLEEHLVNLEDVPEAPEAIQPDHDNVQQLQLAFGYTYEELRKVIEPMASTGAEALASMGYDAPLAVLSDRPQRLYSYFKQLFAQVTNPPIDAIREEIVTSTATSLGPERNLLDPQPESCRQIILNSPILSNEEFAKVRHVRRPGFKAMTIPIFFEAEKGAEGLRAALVNLCEAADRVIAKGHNFLILSDRGMDKENAAIPALLAVACLHHHLIRQGTRTRVSLLLESGEPRDIHQFAVLLGYGISAVNPYLAFETMQDMIKQGMLRGISHEKAVKNYIKAVTKGVVKILSKMGISTIQSYRGAQIFEAVGLKQEFIDQYFTWTPSRIGGIGLEEVTAETLVQHYRAFTDKDGNDRILDAGGDYQWRNDGEDHLFNPQTIHLLQHSVRTGDYKLYKKYAALVEGENEKHLTLRSLLKLKPNGEPIPLEEVEPIESIMKRFKTGAMSFGSISKEAHESLAIAMNRIGGKSNSGEGGEDPARFIPDANGDSRRSAIKQVASGRFGVTSNYLVNADEIQIKMAQGAKPGEGGQLPGRKVYPWVAEVRHSTPGVGLISPPPHHDIYSIEDLAELIYDLKNANRRARINVKLVSEVGVGTIAAGVAKGRADVILVSGYDGGTGASPQGSIRHAGLPWELGLAETQQTLIMNNLRDRVVLETDGKMLSGRDLAVAALLGAEEYGFSTAPLVAVGCIMMRVCQMDTCPVGVATQNPELRKNFTGDPQHVVNFMKFVAQDLREIMAELGFRTVQEMIGRLDRLDASQADAHWKKKGLDLSVLLHEPQMPEGSERFNVQQQNHLLEETLDLRELLPLAANALETGEPVQAELSICNVDRAVGTILGSEVTMKYGAAGLPDDTISFTFKGSAGQSLGAFLPKGITLRVEGDSNDYVGKGLSGGKIIVKPDAAATFAAEDNIIIGNTALYGATSGEAYINGIAGERFAVRNSGAKVVVEGVGDHGCEYMTGGRVIVLGSTGRNFAAGMSGGIAYVLDPSHDFVGRCNLEMVLLEDIEDADELAEVRSLIEQHVRHTGSEAGKRVLEDWEHQSKDFVRIIPKDYKRMLEQIRKVHEKGLTGEAALLAAFEANMRELARSGA from the coding sequence ATGAACATTACAGGTTTGCCTCCAAAGCAGGGTCTATATGATCCGCAGTTTGAAAAAGATGCCTGCGGTATGGGATTTACCGCGCATATCAAAGGAATTCCAAGTCACCAGATCGTAGGTCAGGCGCTGACAATGCTCGAAAATATGGAGCATCGTGGCGGCCAAGGCAGTGAACCGAACTCGGGTGACGGTGCAGGAATCATGGTCCAGATTCCGCACCGCTTTTTTGTCCGTGAAGCATCTAAGGGTGGTTTTGAGCTGCCCGCTAAAGGTCAATATGGTGTGGCGATGGTGTTCCTGTCCCGCGACGAGGAGCTGCGCACACGTCATGAGGACGTGCTGAAAGAGATCATCGAGCAGGAGGGACAAGTGTTCCTTGGAGCGCGTACCGTGCCAACGGATGACAGCACACTGGGCAAAACTGCCAAAGCAGCAAAGCCAGTCGTTCGTCAATTTTTTATCGGTCGTAGCGAGGAACTGCGCGATCAGGATGAGCTTGCTTTTGAACGCAAGCTGTACGTGATTCGTAGACTGGCGGAGCGTCGTATTCGTTATGCGGAAGCTGAAGGCGGAGAAACGTTCTACGTGCCAAGTCTGTCCTGTCGCAAAGTCGTGTACAAAGGCATGCTGACAACGATTCAGGTCGGCGAGTTTTATCTGGATTTGCGTGATGAAGAATTTGAGTCGGCGATTGCGCTGGTGCATTCCCGTTTCAGTACGAACACGTTCCCAAGCTGGGATCGCGCTCACCCGTATCGTTTCATGATTCATAATGGGGAAATCAATACGATGCGCGGTAATGTGAACTGGATGCATGCTCGTCAATCACTGTTTGAGAGCGATGTATTCGGCAATGATCTGGATAAGATTCGTCCGGTCATTAACCCGGATGGCTCGGATACAGCGATGTTTGATAATACGCTGGAGTTTCTGTATTTGAATGGACGTTCCTTGCCACACGTGGCGATGATGATGGTACCAGAACCGTGGAGCAACCACGATACGATGGACGAGAAGAAAAAGGCGTTTTATCAGTATCATAGTTGTCTGATGGAGCCATGGGATGGACCAGCGGCAATGGCGTTTACGGACGGCATTCAGATCGGTGCAATTTTGGACCGTAACGGATTGCGTCCTGCGCGTTATTATGTAACCAAAGATGATCGGATTATTTTATCTTCTGAAGTGGGCGTACTCGATATTGCCCCAGAAAACATTCTCTATAAAGACCGTCTGCGTCCGGGTCGGATGCTGCTGATCGATACGCAGGAAGGTCGTATCGTTGCTGATGAAGAGATCAAGGAGCAGATTGCTTCAGAGCATCCATATGCCGAGTGGCTGGAAGAGCATCTGGTTAATCTAGAAGATGTACCGGAAGCACCAGAAGCGATTCAGCCGGATCACGATAATGTACAGCAATTGCAGCTTGCGTTTGGCTATACGTATGAAGAGCTGCGCAAAGTCATTGAGCCAATGGCATCGACAGGTGCGGAAGCACTCGCTTCGATGGGCTACGATGCTCCACTGGCAGTGCTGTCAGATCGTCCACAGCGTCTGTACAGTTATTTTAAACAGCTGTTCGCTCAGGTAACCAATCCGCCGATCGATGCGATTCGCGAGGAGATTGTAACCTCGACAGCGACCTCACTTGGACCAGAGCGCAATCTGCTTGATCCGCAGCCGGAGAGCTGTCGTCAGATCATTCTGAATTCGCCGATTCTGTCCAATGAAGAATTTGCCAAAGTACGCCATGTACGCCGTCCAGGCTTCAAGGCGATGACCATTCCAATCTTCTTTGAAGCGGAAAAAGGAGCCGAAGGCTTGCGTGCCGCACTGGTAAATCTGTGTGAAGCCGCAGATCGTGTCATTGCCAAAGGTCATAATTTCCTGATCTTGTCCGACCGTGGAATGGATAAGGAAAATGCAGCCATTCCGGCACTACTTGCCGTTGCCTGTCTGCATCACCATTTGATTCGCCAAGGTACACGTACTCGTGTCAGCCTGCTGCTGGAATCCGGTGAACCGCGTGATATTCACCAGTTCGCTGTATTGCTCGGCTATGGTATCAGTGCAGTCAATCCGTATCTGGCGTTTGAAACGATGCAGGATATGATCAAGCAAGGCATGCTGCGTGGTATCTCACACGAGAAAGCAGTCAAAAATTATATCAAAGCCGTTACCAAAGGCGTTGTCAAAATTCTGTCCAAAATGGGCATCTCCACTATTCAGTCGTATCGCGGCGCTCAAATCTTTGAAGCGGTTGGTCTGAAGCAGGAGTTTATTGATCAGTACTTTACGTGGACACCGTCCCGTATCGGCGGAATCGGTCTGGAAGAAGTTACAGCGGAGACGCTGGTGCAGCATTACCGCGCCTTTACCGACAAGGATGGTAACGACCGCATTCTGGATGCAGGCGGCGATTATCAGTGGCGTAATGATGGGGAAGATCATTTGTTTAATCCACAAACGATCCACCTGCTGCAACATTCCGTTCGTACCGGTGATTACAAATTGTACAAAAAATACGCAGCGCTTGTTGAAGGGGAGAATGAGAAGCATCTTACCTTACGCTCGCTGCTCAAACTAAAACCGAATGGTGAGCCGATTCCGCTGGAAGAGGTAGAACCAATCGAATCCATCATGAAACGCTTCAAAACAGGCGCCATGTCCTTCGGTTCGATCAGTAAAGAAGCGCACGAAAGTCTCGCGATTGCGATGAACCGCATCGGCGGTAAAAGCAACAGCGGTGAGGGCGGCGAAGATCCGGCACGCTTTATACCGGATGCAAACGGCGATTCCCGTCGCAGTGCGATCAAGCAGGTTGCTTCTGGTCGTTTCGGCGTAACATCCAACTATCTGGTGAATGCCGATGAAATCCAGATCAAAATGGCTCAAGGTGCTAAACCGGGTGAAGGCGGACAGCTTCCAGGTCGTAAAGTATATCCGTGGGTTGCGGAAGTGCGTCACTCGACGCCAGGCGTCGGTCTGATCTCGCCACCACCTCACCATGATATTTACTCCATCGAGGATTTGGCAGAATTGATCTACGATCTGAAAAATGCCAATCGTCGCGCTCGCATCAATGTGAAACTCGTATCCGAAGTGGGGGTCGGTACGATTGCTGCCGGTGTTGCCAAAGGACGTGCCGATGTGATCCTCGTTAGCGGTTATGACGGTGGTACCGGTGCATCGCCACAAGGTTCGATCCGTCACGCTGGTCTGCCATGGGAATTAGGTCTAGCAGAGACACAGCAGACGCTGATCATGAACAATCTGCGTGACCGTGTCGTGCTGGAAACAGACGGCAAAATGCTGAGCGGACGCGACCTTGCGGTAGCGGCACTGCTTGGTGCGGAAGAATATGGATTCTCCACTGCACCGCTTGTTGCAGTTGGCTGTATTATGATGCGTGTCTGCCAAATGGATACCTGCCCAGTCGGCGTAGCGACACAGAACCCGGAATTGCGTAAAAACTTTACCGGTGATCCGCAACATGTCGTCAACTTTATGAAATTCGTTGCACAGGATCTGCGTGAGATCATGGCAGAGCTGGGCTTCCGTACCGTGCAAGAGATGATCGGTCGTCTGGATCGTCTGGATGCGTCGCAAGCAGATGCACATTGGAAGAAAAAAGGTCTGGATCTGTCCGTACTGCTACATGAGCCGCAAATGCCGGAAGGTAGCGAACGCTTCAACGTGCAACAGCAGAATCATCTGCTGGAAGAGACGCTGGATCTGCGCGAGCTGCTGCCACTTGCTGCGAATGCACTGGAAACAGGCGAGCCGGTTCAAGCTGAATTGTCGATCTGTAACGTGGATCGTGCGGTCGGTACGATTCTGGGTAGTGAAGTGACGATGAAATACGGCGCTGCTGGTCTACCGGATGATACGATCTCCTTTACATTCAAAGGTTCAGCAGGACAAAGCTTGGGTGCGTTTCTTCCGAAAGGTATTACCTTACGCGTCGAAGGCGACTCCAACGACTATGTTGGTAAAGGTCTGTCTGGCGGTAAAATTATCGTGAAACCAGACGCGGCAGCTACCTTTGCTGCTGAGGATAATATCATTATCGGAAACACGGCATTGTACGGCGCAACGAGTGGTGAAGCGTATATCAACGGTATTGCCGGTGAGCGCTTCGCGGTTCGGAACTCCGGTGCCAAAGTCGTTGTGGAAGGCGTGGGTGACCACGGCTGTGAATATATGACCGGCGGACGTGTCATTGTCCTCGGTTCGACCGGACGTAACTTTGCAGCTGGTATGTCTGGCGGTATCGCATATGTGCTAGATCCAAGTCATGACTTTGTCGGTCGCTGTAACTTGGAAATGGTACTGCTGGAAGACATCGAGGATGCGGACGAGTTGGCTGAGGTTCGTTCCTTGATCGAGCAGCATGTGCGTCACACAGGCAGTGAAGCAGGGAAACGCGTACTCGAAGATTGGGAACATCAATCCAAGGATTTTGTTCGGATCATCCCGAAAGACTACAAACGGATGCTGGAACAAATCCGCAAAGTTCACGAAAAAGGTCTGACAGGCGAAGCAGCACTGCTCGCAGCCTTTGAAGCCAATATGCGTGAACTGGCACGTTCCGGTGCGTAG
- a CDS encoding deoxyguanosinetriphosphate triphosphohydrolase family protein, with protein MDKFAKLKHMREHRQYAEDKHEASREAYERDYSRLIHSPTFRRLQGKSQVFGAGTGDYYRTRLTHSLEVAQIARQAAKSLLTRYPEIQEHQADNPGLIIHPEVVECASIAHDFGHPPFGHKGEEVLAGILDDWIASKTKEALRGRSATEEEYERVHREMREKYEHFEGNAHNFRLIMFLEKRENLDGLNLCDAVLLGINKYPYSGMDNKKGLYEREWQYIREIRQQWGIPDRKTTLEAQLMDLCDDIAYSAHDLEDGIKAGKIEVHEHFMKDPHIHKLIIEKIMTLEDWFWQGCKSDEISVKVDQVLTDYLHVWREKLPTCGMDYSRTRREVKAYWVNHFVSQLGVIDDDSWKKITFVQEGYENADMLRTVSVLKSFAWVTMIRDLRVQRLQKRSEWIIRRLWKAFIDQETSMAIMPSDWLQRFEHDQASDHPVWTWERMIIDYIAGMTDAFAEKIYNELYGLKVGSIYDVD; from the coding sequence ATGGACAAATTTGCAAAACTCAAACATATGCGTGAGCATCGACAGTATGCTGAAGATAAACATGAAGCTTCTCGTGAAGCGTATGAACGTGACTATTCGCGTTTGATTCACTCACCGACCTTTCGCCGATTGCAGGGTAAGTCGCAGGTATTCGGTGCGGGAACTGGCGACTATTATCGTACCCGTCTGACCCACTCCCTAGAGGTGGCGCAGATTGCACGTCAGGCAGCGAAAAGTCTGCTCACCCGTTATCCAGAAATTCAGGAGCATCAGGCGGACAATCCGGGTCTGATTATTCACCCAGAGGTGGTAGAATGCGCCTCCATTGCGCATGACTTCGGTCATCCGCCATTTGGACATAAGGGGGAAGAGGTGCTTGCTGGTATTCTAGATGACTGGATCGCCAGCAAGACGAAAGAAGCGCTGCGTGGACGTTCAGCAACAGAGGAAGAATACGAGCGTGTGCATCGCGAAATGCGCGAGAAATATGAGCATTTTGAAGGCAATGCTCATAATTTCCGACTGATCATGTTTTTGGAAAAGCGTGAAAATCTAGATGGTCTGAATCTATGCGATGCCGTGCTGCTTGGCATTAACAAATATCCGTATTCTGGTATGGATAACAAAAAGGGATTGTATGAGCGCGAATGGCAGTACATCCGCGAGATTCGCCAGCAATGGGGCATTCCTGATCGCAAAACCACCTTGGAAGCGCAATTGATGGATTTATGCGATGATATTGCTTATTCTGCTCATGATCTAGAGGATGGCATCAAGGCAGGCAAGATTGAAGTACATGAGCATTTTATGAAAGACCCGCATATTCATAAATTAATTATTGAGAAAATTATGACGCTGGAAGACTGGTTCTGGCAGGGCTGCAAATCGGACGAAATCTCGGTGAAGGTCGATCAGGTGCTGACCGACTACCTGCACGTCTGGCGTGAAAAGCTTCCTACCTGCGGTATGGACTATTCGCGTACTCGGCGTGAAGTCAAAGCATACTGGGTAAATCATTTTGTAAGTCAGCTTGGCGTCATCGACGATGATAGCTGGAAAAAGATTACCTTTGTACAGGAAGGCTACGAAAACGCCGATATGCTGCGTACCGTCAGTGTATTGAAAAGCTTCGCTTGGGTAACGATGATTCGTGATTTGCGGGTACAGCGTCTGCAAAAACGCAGCGAGTGGATTATCCGTCGTTTATGGAAAGCTTTTATCGATCAGGAAACGTCGATGGCGATTATGCCGTCCGACTGGTTGCAACGGTTTGAGCACGATCAAGCTAGCGACCATCCGGTATGGACATGGGAGCGCATGATTATTGATTATATCGCTGGTATGACGGATGCGTTTGCCGAGAAAATTTATAATGAGTTGTACGGATTGAAAGTCGGCTCTATCTATGATGTAGACTGA
- a CDS encoding D-2-hydroxyacid dehydrogenase: protein MSKIVFLQKLNEQQQHKLREAAPHDEIVAIPVKEASMQDLSDAEIIVGWSRKFQDFILSEDCPVKWVQVWSAGVDKMPLDELERKQVLLTSANGVHTIPISEHIFAYMLSFARNLHIAIRNQSRNQWDESGTFSELHGKTIAIAGAGNIGKGTSNLARAFGMKTIGIRRSGEPLDEFDMMYDMEHLDDAIANADFVVNILPLTEDTRGLFNRKTFERMKNSAVFINVGRGPTVNTDDLTAALQEGIIAGAGLDVFDPEPLPEDHPLWQLEQVIITPHIAGSNEHYTDRVLDIFLANLNAYHKGQSLPLNLVDYKHGY from the coding sequence ATGTCCAAAATCGTTTTTTTGCAAAAACTGAATGAACAGCAGCAGCACAAGCTTCGCGAAGCCGCTCCTCATGATGAGATTGTAGCGATTCCGGTCAAGGAAGCATCGATGCAGGATCTGTCGGATGCAGAAATCATTGTTGGCTGGTCGCGCAAATTTCAGGATTTTATCCTATCTGAGGATTGCCCGGTAAAATGGGTGCAGGTATGGTCTGCTGGCGTCGATAAAATGCCGCTGGATGAACTGGAGCGCAAACAGGTGCTATTGACCAGTGCCAACGGTGTGCATACCATTCCGATCTCGGAGCACATTTTTGCGTATATGCTCTCCTTTGCCCGCAACCTGCATATTGCCATCCGTAATCAAAGTCGCAATCAATGGGACGAAAGCGGTACGTTTAGCGAGCTGCATGGCAAAACAATCGCCATCGCTGGTGCAGGCAATATCGGTAAAGGCACTTCCAATCTCGCGCGCGCCTTTGGCATGAAGACGATCGGTATCCGCCGTTCTGGTGAACCGTTGGATGAATTTGATATGATGTACGATATGGAACATCTTGATGACGCGATTGCAAATGCAGACTTTGTGGTTAATATTTTGCCACTCACTGAGGATACGCGCGGATTGTTCAATCGTAAAACATTTGAGCGAATGAAAAATAGCGCCGTCTTTATCAATGTAGGACGCGGTCCAACGGTAAATACGGATGATCTGACTGCCGCTCTACAGGAAGGAATCATCGCCGGTGCTGGGCTGGACGTGTTTGATCCAGAGCCATTGCCGGAAGATCATCCGCTGTGGCAATTGGAGCAGGTGATTATCACTCCGCATATTGCTGGCAGCAATGAACACTATACGGATCGAGTGCTGGATATTTTCCTTGCGAATCTGAATGCGTATCACAAAGGGCAGTCCTTGCCACTCAATCTGGTTGATTATAAGCACGGGTATTGA
- a CDS encoding metal-dependent hydrolase, with translation MKITYYGQSCLLVEEGGKTVIIDPFLSGNPQVNVDVKDIKVDAVILTHGHGDHFGDTVEIAQNNNCPVIAVVELAQYAGAKGAAETVGMNLGGSKQFDGFKVKYTLAFHSSSNELDGQNVYLGEPAGILLTMGGKTLYHAGDTALFGDMKLIGEMNSIDVAALPIGDFFTMGPEDALYAAEWVQAKHVLPVHYNTFPPIEQDGDAFVAELQKKGIEGSALKVGESIEI, from the coding sequence ATGAAAATTACGTACTATGGTCAATCCTGTTTGCTTGTAGAAGAAGGCGGCAAAACGGTTATTATTGATCCGTTCCTGTCCGGCAACCCGCAGGTGAATGTGGATGTAAAAGATATCAAAGTGGATGCAGTCATTCTGACTCATGGCCACGGCGACCACTTCGGTGACACTGTAGAGATTGCACAGAACAACAACTGTCCGGTGATTGCAGTCGTAGAACTAGCACAATACGCCGGTGCCAAGGGCGCAGCAGAAACCGTTGGTATGAATCTGGGCGGCTCCAAACAATTCGACGGCTTCAAAGTGAAATATACGCTGGCATTCCATTCCTCTTCTAACGAGTTGGATGGACAGAATGTATATCTCGGCGAGCCAGCAGGCATTTTGCTTACGATGGGCGGCAAAACGCTGTACCATGCCGGAGACACGGCTCTGTTTGGCGATATGAAGCTGATTGGTGAGATGAACAGCATTGATGTGGCTGCATTGCCGATCGGCGATTTCTTCACTATGGGCCCTGAGGATGCGCTGTATGCCGCAGAATGGGTTCAAGCGAAGCATGTACTACCGGTGCACTATAACACGTTCCCGCCGATTGAGCAGGACGGTGACGCTTTTGTAGCTGAACTGCAAAAGAAAGGCATCGAGGGCAGCGCATTGAAAGTCGGAGAAAGCATCGAAATCTAA
- the nikC gene encoding nickel transporter permease, with protein MTQASLGTGSDAPIKEIKSGPWRDGIRLFMRNKTAVFGLMIVLLFVVLAILAPLITRYEYTTQVLADRLQAPSAQHWFGTDDLGRDIFTRTIYGARLSLWVGLLSVIGSIIVGTALGILAGFYGKWVDMIISRFFDILLAFPGILLAIAIVAVLGPSLQNALYAIAIVNIPTYGRLVRSRVLSLRQEEFITAARAIGVPDTRILFRHILPNSITPIIVQGTLGIATAIIEAAGLGFLGLGAQPPEPEWGKMLSDSRQFIQTAPWTVIFPGLCILLTSLGFNLMGDGLRDTFDPKLKNR; from the coding sequence ATGACACAGGCTTCACTGGGTACAGGATCGGATGCACCGATCAAGGAGATCAAATCAGGACCGTGGCGCGACGGTATTCGGTTGTTTATGCGCAACAAGACCGCTGTGTTCGGACTGATGATTGTATTATTGTTTGTCGTGCTAGCGATATTAGCACCGCTCATTACCCGCTATGAATATACCACGCAGGTGCTGGCAGATCGCTTGCAGGCACCGTCGGCACAGCATTGGTTTGGTACCGATGATCTGGGACGTGACATTTTTACTCGTACTATTTATGGGGCACGTCTCTCACTCTGGGTCGGCTTGCTGTCTGTCATTGGTTCGATTATCGTCGGAACAGCGCTCGGTATTTTGGCTGGCTTTTATGGTAAATGGGTGGATATGATCATCTCGCGATTTTTTGATATTTTGCTGGCGTTTCCGGGCATTTTGCTGGCGATTGCGATTGTCGCTGTGCTCGGACCGTCACTGCAAAATGCGCTGTATGCGATTGCCATCGTTAATATTCCGACCTATGGGCGACTGGTGCGTTCACGCGTCCTATCACTACGACAGGAAGAGTTTATTACGGCGGCACGCGCCATCGGCGTACCGGATACACGCATTCTGTTTCGTCACATTTTGCCAAACAGTATAACACCGATTATCGTTCAAGGAACGCTGGGGATTGCGACGGCGATTATCGAAGCAGCAGGGCTTGGATTTCTCGGTCTGGGTGCACAGCCGCCAGAACCAGAATGGGGCAAAATGCTGTCAGATTCACGTCAGTTTATCCAGACCGCGCCGTGGACAGTCATTTTCCCGGGATTATGTATTTTGCTTACCTCGCTCGGCTTCAATCTGATGGGCGATGGATTGCGTGATACCTTTGATCCTAAGCTCAAAAATCGGTAA
- a CDS encoding MsnO8 family LLM class oxidoreductase, whose amino-acid sequence MTEQQTSIPLGILDMSPVLEQVSVEEALERSVQLAIMAEQHGYDRFWLSEHHDMAALACTAPEVLIAHIGVRTSSIRLGSGAVLLPHYSPMKVAETFRMLSALYPGRIDLGIGRAPGGSAHAAIALSGNYLAHVAEMPQLVRDVRSLLQDQHQVEGSTVHARPQSAFQPQLWLLGTNRKSAGLAAAHGAGYVFGHFMSSSDGQSAIQHYREQFQPAADGEQARVILAIKVIAADTNVRAEGLYTKWKQSPAGLAATGEEMPEPMIGTPATLRQQFQEILVQYQADELMLICPLDQYDERMYVYETAIAAVKGF is encoded by the coding sequence ATGACAGAACAACAAACTTCCATCCCGCTAGGCATATTGGATATGTCTCCCGTGCTGGAACAGGTATCCGTGGAAGAAGCCTTAGAACGTTCCGTGCAGCTGGCGATTATGGCAGAACAGCATGGTTATGATCGTTTCTGGTTATCCGAGCATCATGATATGGCGGCTTTGGCTTGCACCGCACCCGAAGTGCTAATTGCCCATATCGGTGTGCGCACATCTAGTATTCGGCTCGGTTCGGGAGCAGTGCTGCTGCCACATTATAGCCCAATGAAGGTGGCGGAAACATTTCGTATGCTATCGGCACTGTATCCGGGGCGGATCGATCTAGGTATCGGGCGCGCACCGGGCGGTTCGGCACATGCGGCAATCGCGCTCAGTGGCAATTATTTGGCACATGTGGCGGAGATGCCGCAGCTGGTTCGTGATGTGCGTAGTTTGTTACAGGACCAACATCAGGTGGAGGGCAGTACAGTACATGCTCGTCCGCAGTCAGCATTCCAGCCACAGCTTTGGCTGCTTGGTACGAATCGTAAAAGTGCTGGACTGGCTGCCGCGCATGGTGCAGGCTATGTATTTGGTCATTTTATGAGCAGCAGTGATGGGCAGTCAGCGATTCAGCATTATCGGGAGCAATTTCAGCCAGCGGCTGATGGAGAGCAAGCGCGTGTCATTTTGGCGATTAAGGTTATCGCTGCGGATACGAATGTACGTGCAGAAGGACTCTATACGAAATGGAAACAGTCGCCTGCTGGTCTGGCAGCAACAGGGGAAGAGATGCCAGAACCGATGATCGGTACACCTGCAACGCTACGACAACAGTTTCAAGAGATATTGGTGCAGTATCAAGCGGATGAGCTGATGCTAATCTGCCCGCTGGATCAATATGACGAGCGAATGTATGTATATGAAACGGCTATAGCAGCAGTGAAGGGCTTCTAA